AGGTGCGCTGAACCGGCTCACCTGCTGAAAGGATTTGAAATCCGAAGTACAGAAAAGATTAGCCGGTTCACCGGAGCTCATGCGTCTCACCAGGAAGCGCTGCGCTTTCTTTGCTTTCACGGGCCTGCAGGAAGTGGCGTCCACGCCGCTGTTCTCAGGAACGATGGGCGCAGTAGGCATGAAATACCAGGCATGATCGTCCATTATTTTCTTTTCCGGATTGCCCTGCACATTGGGCCTGATAGCCCAGAACCCGTTCTGCTTGGTCCTCCTGTTGAAAGCATAGGCCAGCCAATGCCCGCCCAGGGTCATCAGTTCATTGTCTTCTGTTTTCAGCAGGCGGAAGCGGATATCATTCGCTTTACCATATCCGTTAGTTATGTTCACCGGGCTGTATTTGCCAAGGGGATCCAGTTGCCAGATATCGTCACAGCTATACACGAGTAAAGCCTCGTCGTTCTTCATCCAGGAAGCGATCCCGTACGCTGCCTTGTCTCTCAGCTTATCCGCTTCTCCCCTTCCCGACAATACCAATGGCTCCTCCACCTGTGCAGAGATCAGCCTTGTCTGGCCTGTGCTCAGCTCATAACTGCAATAGCTTCTCTGGTGATAATCGTACCATATTATGAAACGTCCGCCCGGTGAAAAGCTAAGCTCGAAAGCCGGATAGCGCAAAGCGCATAGCTCTTTCCGGTAGCCATTGGTCATATCGAGCAGTACACTCCTTTTTATCTGCTTATTCCAATAGAACTCTCCCTGATTGATCACCGAAGACAGAATGATGTAACGCCCTTTATTGACCTCACCAAATTCGATCCGGTATTGTTCATCTTCCAGTTGCAATACCTTTTTTGTAGCAGGAAATACAACTGCAGTAAAATTATTAACGGGTTCATGCTGGGCAGGCAGCAGCACACTGTCTTTGTACGACCAGATATTTACTGCTTTTGAAATGATATCTCCTGCTGCCGGTGAATTTGCATTTTTGTATTGTAATGAAAAGAAGATGCCGCTGTCATCTTCAGTGAACCCCGGCATCATTGATCCACCTATCCGCATATTGGCCGGGAAGCCATCACTATTGGAAGCGCAGGCTATCTGTGGCGCCGAACCCGCAACAGTGGCGTATTTCAGCACTTGTTCTTCCTGCGGACCGGAGAGATAACAAAACGTATCTCCCTTACCGGAAAAAGCAAGCATGCTTACACTTCCGGGCTCGGCCATTCTCCGCTCTGCGCCATCCAGCAGGTTGATCAGCAACAAGCCCTCCGCATCCTTCACTACCAGGTAAGATGCCTGGCTGTTCACCCAGTATTGTTCAACCCCGGTATAACGTTGTTCCTTACGCGTTTTCAGGTTCATCAACTTCATTACATTTTCCTGCTTGCCGGACCTGCACAACAGGAAACTGTTCTTTTCATTTTCAGCAAGGGACCATGACCTCACATCTTGCAGGTATTCAACCGTGTTGGTTGCGAGGCGTACCATTGCCAGGCTATCGCCGCCGGCAGAGTCCATGAAAAACCGGCTGTCTCCGGTAAAATGGGGATTATTGCCCAGGAACTCCCATTGGCGGCCGGTTTTGAGATCAGAGAGCACTGTCCAATCTCTCCGATCCCGGGACCTTGTGCAGGACCAGGCGCAGTATTGTCCGTTATTACTGATCACGCCCGCCTGGCCGCTCATATCCTTGTAAGAGTGCCATCGGTCTACAGCTTCCAGATCGATGGGCTTTTTTTGTGCGAAGAGGTACTGGCTGCCTGCCAGCGCCAATAGGGTTAGCAGGTATTTGATCCGGTCGTATAGGCTATCCCGTGAGCGGATCATCCTGGTTGGTTTCATGGTGTATTATTTTTATTGAGTTTGTCAGGGTTGTTTAGAAAGATCCGCTTCCAATGCAAGTCCGGATACCCATCCTTTCTCTTTTGCCGGAATGCCTCTCGTCATCCAGACGGGTGGCGGAGCACCTTTCAGGTAATGGTCAAAGAACTGTTGCATGCGGATGGTATAATCCAGCTTGTTCATGGAGTCTTCCACGGAATGACCTTCCTCATCATATTCCAGCATCCATACGGGTTTCCCGATCCTTCTCATGCCCAGGTACATTTCGATGGCATGAGAAAAATTAACAGCCCCATCGTCTTTGTTGTGCATGATCAGCAAGGGCGTTGTCATTTTACCGATATGGAAAACGGGAGAATTGGCAACAAAAACTTCCGGCTTCTCCCAGGGAAATACCGCCAGGTTACGTTGATCGATATCCGAAGCCCGCTGGTTGTTCATGCCACCAGGGCGGAGGCTGCCGTATTCCGAGATCACGTTGGAATAACCTGATCCCTCGCAGGCAGCTTTGAAATAATGACAGCCGGTTGCTATGATATTGGTCTCATAGCCACCATGACTATGGCCCTGAACGCCCATCCTGGCCGTATCCACAAAAGGGATCTTTGCCAGTTGACGCACCGCCCCATCGATGGAGACCAGCACACTCTCCGATGTTTTGCCGGTGGTGAAATAAAAATCCGGTTCAAATACGAGATAGCCCCTGCTCAGGTACCAGGGTATATTCAATGGAGCCCGCGATACTTCAGGGAACCTGTAAGCATTCTTTACTTCGCTATGCCGTTCATAGTAAGTGAAAATGACCGGGTATTTTTGGGTGGAATCGAAGTGCACCGGTGTATGCAGCACACCATCGCAAATGGAACCGTCCGGAAGCGGGTAAGATACCAGCCGGGTATTGGAACCATCATAGCGGCCTGTTGCGCCTCCGTTGCTGACCTGGCTGATGGGCGTGAAATTCCTGAAATCGCGGGTGGCAAAAATATTGGGTTCTTCGCTGCTGCTCATCCTTCTGACCATATAGAGCTCCGCCTGCTTTGCGCGAACAGGCTTGAATTTGTCGGGCTCGGCGATATGCCCGCTATTGTTGGCTATTCTTGGTTGAAAATACCAGGCATGATCATCCATCACCAGCTTTTCCTGGCTGCCGGCCTTGCCGGGCCTCACTGCCCAGAAGCCGTTCTGTTTGGTGATCTCGCTGAAAGCGTAGAGCAACACACGATTATTGCCAAACCTTTGTACAGCATGGCTTTCATCGAAGTATTCGGCATCCAGCACCCGGAAACGGACCTGGTTGTTGTTTCCATAACCACCGGTCAGGTTCAGGGGGGCTTGCTTACCGGAAAGACCGATCTGCCAGAGATCATAACGGGCCTGTATCAACGCATTTTCATTATCCAGCCAGGATACAGGGCCAAGGCCATAATGCCAATGGATACTCTTTGCCGGGCTGCCTCTCCAGAGGTAACCGGAAAACGCATCTTTCACTCCAGCTGTGATCGCCCGGCGAACGCCTGTTTCGATATGATAACAGTTATATTGTTGACTCACGGCATCGAACCAAACCAGTTTGTCTTCCGATGGAGAGAAGGAGAATTCATTGTATGCCCAGAGTGCGGGATCATTCCCTTCATACAATACTGTTTCCTTTCCGCTTTCCAACCATAGCAGCGATACTTTCTGGGTCTCACCGTTCCAATAGAGCTCGCCTTGCGAAACAGGCCGGTTACACACCAATACCAGCTTATTCCCCTTACCGCTGAAATTCAGGATACGGTTCTCATCTTCCAGCTGTATGATCTTTCCGCTGGCAATATGCAATGAGGCCGCATACATCCTGGTGAATTCTTCATCCTTTCTGTGCAGTTGACTGGGCTGCACTTCGGTGTCGCGATAACTCCAGACATTCACCTTGTCGGTGATCACATCTTTACCGGGCTGCAGTACCGGCCTTTCCTTTCCGAGATAGAAAAAAAGCGAACTGCCATCAGGCGTAAAACTGATTTGCCCTTCCCTTACATGAAATTCTTTTTTCACACCGGGAGCGCCTTCTTCAGCAAACCGGCGCAGGGATGATTGCCCCCATTGCGCATAGAACAGTCGGCAACCAGTGTCAGCCCTCGTGATCAGCGCAAGCTGCCGGCCAGTTCTATCGAAAGACAAATCGGCAACGGTTCCCTCTACGGGCAACCGGTATTCTCGCTGGCTGCCTGGTTCAACCCAGAGTATCTCATTCTTACGTATAAGCACAACCGTTTTTCCCTGCGGATCAAAAAGGCAACGGCTCACTTCATCATAGCTCTTTTCTTTCCCGGTGAACAGATCTCTCAGTATCAATTTACCGGCATCCAAACGGGTGTATGCCATCCACTGTCCGTTGCCGTTCTCCGGCAGCAATCCGTTGCCTGCACCGGCAATGGAATCTGTTTTCCTGGTTTTGAGATCTATGACCACCAGCTTGCGCTGGTCTGCAAAGACGAATTTGCCGCTGTTGGCTGAAAAGCAGTCCGGTTGGATAGTGCCGGGGAATTTCACAGACCATGAACGGTCTGTAGCCTGCAACTGAACCGAATCGGGGGATCGTTTGGAGCCAGTTGTATAGGCGATGTATTTTCCATCGGCGCTCAGGGCAGTCTCCCGCAGGAACACCCACTGTTCGGGAATATCTTTATCCACCGGTTTTTGTTGTGCGGCGGCAGTCATCACCAGGCATAGCATGCCCGGCAGGAATAAGGAACCTTGCATAAATTGGCTTTATCGTGAAGAAAAATTATTGAAGCGGCCCATTGACTGGCAGGGCATGCCAGTGGCAGCACCGGTTCCTGCCGGCTGTTACCAGGCATTCACCGGCCTCACCCGGACCAGTTGAGCAAAGAGGGGTTTTAATGAACGATATTACGGGGATGGATAACCGGTATTCTGTTTCAATTGACCGTTTGCACTCAGATCGGCATAAGGAATGGCAAATACCGCCTTGTTGACATTCCAGCTCGTGCCTTTCACCGGAGCGGCCTGGTTCATCACTTCATCGATAAGGCCGAGGCGTTTCAGATCGAACCAACGATGTCCCCATTCGCTGAAAAGCTCGGTCCTTCTTTCTTTGAGCAGGGCCGCTGCAAAGGCAGTGGGATCGGTCAGATCGAGATCATCCAGTCCGGCGCGCCCGCGAACGGCATTGAGGCTTTCCAGCGCATGGGTGAAATCGCCACGGGCAGCCAGTGCTTCGGCTTGTATGAGATATTGTTCCGACAGGCGCAGCATCACCAGGTATTCCTTCGATGGAGCATTCACAGCATACTGTTTGTATTTGTAAGGGAAGCGGTCAGCTACGGTGTCGATCCCTTCTCCTACCCAGTAGGTACGGCGAAGATCTCCGGACTCGAAACTGTTCAGCAGTGCATCACTCAACCATACCCTGCCGGCGATATGACTGGTAGCGCCATCCCAGTAATAGCCCAGAAAAGTGATGGCATCCTTTACATGGGGTTGATTGGACCTGGGATCGGTGGGTTGCAACTGCAGGATGGCTTCCCTGCTTTCTTTCAGGAATACCGAATCCAGCTCAGCATGCAGTTTGTATTGCTGCGTGCGGGCAATCACTTCAGCGGATTCTTTTTCCGCGTCTGCATATTTTTTCTGGTAGAGATACACGCGGGCCAGCAGGGCGGCTGCAGCCGATTTGTTGGGCCTGGATCTTTCATTGGTTTTTGTTTTGGCATCCCAGGAAAGGTATTGGTCATCCAGGTCGGCTTTTGCTTCCAGGAGATCTTTGGTCACCTGGTCATACACTTTTGCCACCGGCGTCCTGGGTAATTGTGCATTCTCGAAATACCTGCTATGTGTGATCAGGGGCACATCGCCATACAAATTCACCAGGTAGAAATAACACCAGGCGCGCAGGAATTTACATTCGGCTGTCAATTCTTTTTTGACGTTGGCAGTCAGCATCACACTGGTGGCCTCCTGTAATTTCTCGATGGTATTGCTGGTGATGTAAATGGTTTTGTAGAGATCAGTCCAGAACTGATCTCCCAGCGCATTGTTCAGAAAGAAATCATCTTTCACCGGGTACTTGAATTCATCGGCGCTCAATCCGCAATTCCTGGAAATAGAGCCGTCCCCCTGCATAAAACCAGCATTGGCCAACTGAACATAGATCCCGGCCATCACGGAAGCGGCAGATTCGTTGCTGCCGAAAGCATCGCTGGCCACAATCTGGTTTGGAGGGTTCTCCACTTCCAAAAACTTTTTGCAGGAAGTGATGCCGGCAAGAGCAATAATGGCCAGCATCGGTATATATCTGTATCTTTTCATTTCTTTTCGTTTAGTTGTTCCTGTTATACAATCTATTTTTCTAAAGAGATAACTGGATGCCTCCTGTATAGATCCTGAGTGGCGGCAGGTTATTATAGCTCAGGGTTTCGGGATCCGAGCCTTTGTATTGAGTAATGGTAAAAGCATTATGCACCTGTATATAGAGGCGGCATCTTTTGAGCCAGACCTTATTGGTCCAGTTGTCCGGCAGTTCCCATGACAATGAGATATTCTTACAACGGATATAGGAGGCATCTGTATAAGCGCCATCGCTGTTGAAGAAAATAGAGTTATCATAGTTCAGGCTCCCGTTCTGGCTGTATCGCGGACGTTTGGCGATATCACCGGGCTTGTGCCAACGGTCTTCCGCCAGGTAGGTCCATTGATTGAATATTCCGCCGGGACTATAAGCAGGATCGCCCATCGAAGCATCAGGTCCTTTTTGTTTGGTGTACTGGAAGAAAACAGAGGCGGTGAATCTTTTATAGGTGAAGGTATTTTCCAATCCTCCGAAGAAACGTGGCGCCAGATCGATGGCAACGGCCCTTGGATCCACAGCCCCATCAGCATAAACAGG
This portion of the Pseudobacter ginsenosidimutans genome encodes:
- a CDS encoding RagB/SusD family nutrient uptake outer membrane protein produces the protein MKRYRYIPMLAIIALAGITSCKKFLEVENPPNQIVASDAFGSNESAASVMAGIYVQLANAGFMQGDGSISRNCGLSADEFKYPVKDDFFLNNALGDQFWTDLYKTIYITSNTIEKLQEATSVMLTANVKKELTAECKFLRAWCYFYLVNLYGDVPLITHSRYFENAQLPRTPVAKVYDQVTKDLLEAKADLDDQYLSWDAKTKTNERSRPNKSAAAALLARVYLYQKKYADAEKESAEVIARTQQYKLHAELDSVFLKESREAILQLQPTDPRSNQPHVKDAITFLGYYWDGATSHIAGRVWLSDALLNSFESGDLRRTYWVGEGIDTVADRFPYKYKQYAVNAPSKEYLVMLRLSEQYLIQAEALAARGDFTHALESLNAVRGRAGLDDLDLTDPTAFAAALLKERRTELFSEWGHRWFDLKRLGLIDEVMNQAAPVKGTSWNVNKAVFAIPYADLSANGQLKQNTGYPSP
- a CDS encoding alpha/beta hydrolase family protein, with the translated sequence MKPTRMIRSRDSLYDRIKYLLTLLALAGSQYLFAQKKPIDLEAVDRWHSYKDMSGQAGVISNNGQYCAWSCTRSRDRRDWTVLSDLKTGRQWEFLGNNPHFTGDSRFFMDSAGGDSLAMVRLATNTVEYLQDVRSWSLAENEKNSFLLCRSGKQENVMKLMNLKTRKEQRYTGVEQYWVNSQASYLVVKDAEGLLLINLLDGAERRMAEPGSVSMLAFSGKGDTFCYLSGPQEEQVLKYATVAGSAPQIACASNSDGFPANMRIGGSMMPGFTEDDSGIFFSLQYKNANSPAAGDIISKAVNIWSYKDSVLLPAQHEPVNNFTAVVFPATKKVLQLEDEQYRIEFGEVNKGRYIILSSVINQGEFYWNKQIKRSVLLDMTNGYRKELCALRYPAFELSFSPGGRFIIWYDYHQRSYCSYELSTGQTRLISAQVEEPLVLSGRGEADKLRDKAAYGIASWMKNDEALLVYSCDDIWQLDPLGKYSPVNITNGYGKANDIRFRLLKTEDNELMTLGGHWLAYAFNRRTKQNGFWAIRPNVQGNPEKKIMDDHAWYFMPTAPIVPENSGVDATSCRPVKAKKAQRFLVRRMSSGEPANLFCTSDFKSFQQVSRFSAPAGYNMVKAELVTWTLPDGLPVEGILHKPQDFDPSKKYPVIFNYYERRSECLNVFRVPELSWHNVNIPWFVSRGYLVFEPDFYYKTGKTYQSIVDAVNTAAKKLSTFPYVDISRMGAQGQSFGGYATNVIATGTTIFKAACEMAGPTDIISEYGSIRPGGTNNQSSADVGQRNLAVFPWERPEVFIENSPVFHVGRMTTPLLICHNRGDGAILFPQAVELYLAMRRAGKTGWMLEYDNEDHDLRERPNQLDFTIRMEQFFDHYLKGKPAPAWMTQGIPAKLKGIDTGFKTDTGGNCSASCTICNALAQRAGKDRDNSKRK
- a CDS encoding alpha/beta hydrolase family protein, encoding MQGSLFLPGMLCLVMTAAAQQKPVDKDIPEQWVFLRETALSADGKYIAYTTGSKRSPDSVQLQATDRSWSVKFPGTIQPDCFSANSGKFVFADQRKLVVIDLKTRKTDSIAGAGNGLLPENGNGQWMAYTRLDAGKLILRDLFTGKEKSYDEVSRCLFDPQGKTVVLIRKNEILWVEPGSQREYRLPVEGTVADLSFDRTGRQLALITRADTGCRLFYAQWGQSSLRRFAEEGAPGVKKEFHVREGQISFTPDGSSLFFYLGKERPVLQPGKDVITDKVNVWSYRDTEVQPSQLHRKDEEFTRMYAASLHIASGKIIQLEDENRILNFSGKGNKLVLVCNRPVSQGELYWNGETQKVSLLWLESGKETVLYEGNDPALWAYNEFSFSPSEDKLVWFDAVSQQYNCYHIETGVRRAITAGVKDAFSGYLWRGSPAKSIHWHYGLGPVSWLDNENALIQARYDLWQIGLSGKQAPLNLTGGYGNNNQVRFRVLDAEYFDESHAVQRFGNNRVLLYAFSEITKQNGFWAVRPGKAGSQEKLVMDDHAWYFQPRIANNSGHIAEPDKFKPVRAKQAELYMVRRMSSSEEPNIFATRDFRNFTPISQVSNGGATGRYDGSNTRLVSYPLPDGSICDGVLHTPVHFDSTQKYPVIFTYYERHSEVKNAYRFPEVSRAPLNIPWYLSRGYLVFEPDFYFTTGKTSESVLVSIDGAVRQLAKIPFVDTARMGVQGHSHGGYETNIIATGCHYFKAACEGSGYSNVISEYGSLRPGGMNNQRASDIDQRNLAVFPWEKPEVFVANSPVFHIGKMTTPLLIMHNKDDGAVNFSHAIEMYLGMRRIGKPVWMLEYDEEGHSVEDSMNKLDYTIRMQQFFDHYLKGAPPPVWMTRGIPAKEKGWVSGLALEADLSKQP